CACATTTTTGTTTTTGGTGGAACGCAGGCTAGTGTGAAGGAAAAGCTACATGACGAATTGCAGGAGAAGGAGGTAGCCCATAAGGTAACGATCACCGGATGGCTGAATCAAACTGAACTGCAGAAACGCCTCAATGAAATGCATCTGGGTTTGCTGCCCCTGCAAGACAATTTTTTTAACCGTTACCTTACAGCTCCTTCCAAATTGTTCGACTATCTGTCTCACAGCCTTCCTTCCGTTGCTTCTCAGCTCCCTGCACTTGAAGAACTGGTCAACGACCATCATTTAGGCATCATGGCTGACTGGAATCATCCAGTGGAGGTAGCTTCACAGATTGTTCAATTAATGAGTGATATGGGACGATACAGATATATGAGTGATAAAGTCTACAATTTTGCCCGGGAACATACCTGGGAGAAAAGAGGCAGTAAGCTTATAGAAGCGTTGTTTGAATAACTTTTTTATGCAAATAAAGATTTTTACTTGTTAGCCCTGTTATATTTTGGCTTCATGTATAGCTAACATTTCAAAATGTTTTTTATCGGTCATGTTTTCTCTTTCAATTTTTATTTTACTTCCGTCGATCTCAAAATTTTCTAAATAGAAAACTGTATAATTGTACTCATTTAGTATATCGAAGAGTTCGTATCTTTCTTTTGTAGTTAATCTTTTATAGCATTCTACCATTAAGTTTGGTTTGTAATCTTTTAAAATATTGGGAATTGTTTTTAATATCTCTTTATCATACCCTTCAGCATCGATTTTTATTAAATCCAACTTGGTTAAATCATCGGAGTAATTTGAATATAAGAACTTTTCCAGATTTCTTCCTGTAACTTTAAGTTGATAATTGTGTTTATGATGTTGATTTCTTATCTGGGTAAGAAATCCTCCATTGCAGAAGGAGGCATCAGAATAATTAAAGGTATAGATGCCTTCGTTTTCTGTTGCTGCAAAACAATAAGGATGGATATTGGTATATTCAGTATTCAATTTTGAGTTCTTTTTCAAAATTTTAAAAACATACTGGTTTGGCTCTATACCTAAAACTAAGCCTTCTTTACCTACAGCCAGTGCCATCGGCACAGAAGTATCACCCGTATGTGCCCCAATGTCAACTATCATTCCTCCATTCCGGGCAAGTGTATTATAAAATTTTACTTTAGAACTTGTTATTTCCTTTGGTTTTTCAAAAGGATGTAACCACTGTGCATATTCTATATTTCCCAGTTTATCAATTTGAAAAGTTTTAATTTCATAACCATATTCTTTAAAGGTTTTTTTCTGTTGCCTTTTTTTTAATTTACGTTTGAGATAATTGATCATGTTTATGGACAATTATTAATAATTGAATTGTTAAACGTTAGTTTTTCACTCATCACCGGTCAGATCGAGATCCTTAAAAACAAAAACTGTTCGGAATATCCCGAAAGAAACGGTTTCATCCCTGAACGTGGTGTAAGAAAAAAGATATCCGTTATGATAATTGACCAGTTCCGAGAAAACTTTTCCTGCACCGAGCACACCTGTTACAGGATTTTCTCCCTTAAACTCCCGGTTTATCTTTTTCTTATGTCGTTCGGAATCTGGTCGGGTAAGCAGGGCCAAAAGCAGTATCGCCAGTATGATCCATAATAATTTTTTCATAATATTCGCATTTGTGGCTTATGTTATACGGGAAATTTCCGTTTTGGTTTAACTCAAAGTTTTAAATCCCGATCAGGCTTAAGGCCCGTTGAAGTTACTTCCCAAAAACTGTTTTTTTATTCCGAAGAGCCGGGAACCGGAACTTTGGCATTGACCAGATCACTGGAACCTAATGAAGTAACTGATTCAGGCCCACCTTCCGGCCCCAACCGCAGATTCGACTTCATCATTTCTTCCCAGGTGACTTCCTGTCCGGTATATGCGGAAATTCTGCCCATTATTGCAGTCATGGTCGATTTGGCTGTAAATTCAGCTACATTAACGGGTTCATTTCTCCGGATGGATGTTACCAGGTGAATATGTTCCTGGACATAGGGACTGTTTACATCCTCAGGTTCCTCATAGGTCCAGATTTTTTCACCATCCGGTTTGCTCATATAGGTTTTGCAGTCGGAATAACCATTCGTCCCGCGTATTAAATCCGAAACATTGTTGGTACATCCGTTGATTTGTCTGCACATGCTATTTACGTGAATGTCCCCTTCGTACGTGTAATCAACGCTGAAATTGTCGTATTGATCACCTGTAACCCTTCGATGTCTGGATCCGAATGCAGTGGCACGCTGAGGAAATTTGCCACCCAAAAACCAATTGATCCCGTCAATGTTGTGGATAAATTGTTCTACAATATGGTCGCCCGAGAGCCATGACCAATTCACCCAATCACGGAGCATAAATTCCATATCGCTCCATCCGGATTGTCTTTCTCTATACCAGAGCTGACCGATATTATAATAGGAGTTTGCGGCGACGATATCTCCGATCTCACCACGCATGATCCGTTTATAGGCTTCGATGTAACTTTTCTGGTGGTGCCGCTGGGTTCCCGTCATTACGGATAGTCCGAGGTC
This genomic stretch from Bacteroidales bacterium harbors:
- a CDS encoding oxidoreductase: DLGLSVMTGTQRHHQKSYIEAYKRIMRGEIGDIVAANSYYNIGQLWYRERQSGWSDMEFMLRDWVNWSWLSGDHIVEQFIHNIDGINWFLGGKFPQRATAFGSRHRRVTGDQYDNFSVDYTYEGDIHVNSMCRQINGCTNNVSDLIRGTNGYSDCKTYMSKPDGEKIWTYEEPEDVNSPYVQEHIHLVTSIRRNEPVNVAEFTAKSTMTAIMGRISAYTGQEVTWEEMMKSNLRLGPEGGPESVTSLGSSDLVNAKVPVPGSSE
- a CDS encoding FkbM family methyltransferase produces the protein MINYLKRKLKKRQQKKTFKEYGYEIKTFQIDKLGNIEYAQWLHPFEKPKEITSSKVKFYNTLARNGGMIVDIGAHTGDTSVPMALAVGKEGLVLGIEPNQYVFKILKKNSKLNTEYTNIHPYCFAATENEGIYTFNYSDASFCNGGFLTQIRNQHHKHNYQLKVTGRNLEKFLYSNYSDDLTKLDLIKIDAEGYDKEILKTIPNILKDYKPNLMVECYKRLTTKERYELFDILNEYNYTVFYLENFEIDGSKIKIERENMTDKKHFEMLAIHEAKI